In the Lactobacillus paragasseri genome, TAATAGTATTTACTGAAGAGTATTCATCTACTTTATTTTCTATCTCTTCTTTTGCATAATCGCGTACTGTAATTAAAATCTTTACCTTTCCAGAATTTAATTGTTGAACAAACGCTTTAAATATTTTCTCCAAATTTTCAATTTGATTTGCATCATCAAAAACAATTAATTTAGTAGAATCATCTGAAAATTCAACCTGAAGTTCGGATATTAGAGCATTAATATCATATACATTTCGTGCGAAAAAACTATTATTCAAGAAATTTCTTTTAGCAAATTCAAAGGCTAACCTCGTCTTTCCTACACCCGGTTTACCTGTGAGCACTATAATATTTTGTGTCTTAAAATATTCATTTATTTCTGCAAGCTCTTTTTCTCTATAAGCAAAATATGAATTTAATTTTGATCCACTAAATTGCTTATTATATTCTTCTCCAAATTCACTAATATTTTTTAGTTGCCTCGGTGGTAATGCAAATCCTAAATATTTATTGGCTAAATCACGGTACTTATCTTGAATATATTTGGCTAATTCAAAGTTTGAAATAAATTTAAACTCTATTTTTTCTTTCTTATACTTTTCTGTTAACGAGTCGATGTATTCTATGCTTACGTTTGATGTAGCTGAACAGTAAATAATCTTTTTTACATTGTGTTTATTAATATTCAATTCATTAAGTTTTTTTAAGTTGCTATTAATTTTTTGAATTAACCTACTCTCTTGTGATGTATATTCCATCAAATACACTTCACCATTATCATTTATAATATACGAATCTGGTGTTCCTTTAGTTGGTTTATTTTTACCATCTTCAGAACCAAGAGGATTTAATGTTCCTCCGAAAATACGAGATAAATATTCATCACAAAGTTTTTGAAAGGTTGTCGCATCAATTTCTTTAATAGCATTTTCGATTTTATTTAATTCGTTCATCCACTAAGTCACTTTCTTTCCATAAAAATAGTATACTTTCACAGAGATTCATTTAAATTATAAACAAAAAAACTTATCTATATCATATTGATTAGATAAGTTTTTTCTAGAATTATAACTTAGTCAACAACTTTTCTCCTTGTTGCAATTTGTCATGATTAGCAAGAACACCATCATCAAGATCTAAATCTACTGGACTTTGAGATAAGTGATCTAAGACTTGATCATACTTAACTAATTCATTCATTTGCTTATTAAGAGTTGAAATAATCTTTCGATATTTGCTCTTAGCACTTGCCGTTGTTTCCTGATCTAATAAATCATTATCAATTTCGATTAAATCATTCATTGCCGGCTGCAAATCGTGAAGATATTGGCGAACCATTGCAAGTTGTTCTGGAGTGTAGCGATGTAAGTACATTAATGCCTTAAATCCCTTGTTTCTACCAGAATTAAATTCCCAATAAATTGGACGTTTTTGATATATCTTAGCATGATCTTTGTAGAAATCATTGACGAAATAGTCACGTATAATCTGCTCTGCACTAACTCCACGTTCGAACTTCTTAGGATCCAAAGTTTGAGCAATGAAGTTCATATTATCCGTTAGATGATCTGAATCGAAAGACTTAGATAAGAACTCACGCAAACGAACAATGATATCACGCTCATCATCGAAATATTGACGATCGGTTAAGAGAATAATGTTTTCTTTGTTGGGCTTGAAGATTGAGTAAAGGGATGCATTCCAGTCACCGCCAGCATATGAAAGTCCATCCTGATCAAGTGAGTAACGGCCAAAGACACAACCGATAAAGTAAGATAGAAACGCTTTAATATCACGAACTTGATCTGCTTTACGGACAGAAACTTCCTTATCGTCTTCTTCTGGAGTTAATTCATTTTGTAAACCATAAAGATCAATAAAGATACGATTAAGCTCTTCTTCGTTGGCTTTAAGTTGGTTAAATCTATCTAAAGCTTCTTGCGACCAATTATTATAAGCTTGTTCTAAAGTTACAGCTTTATTTACTAATAACGGACTACGTTTGAAGTCCCATGATGTTTCAAATGCATCCCAATCTCGCCGTGATAACGCAATATTACTTTGAATAATTTCTTCACTATTGCCATAATTTAGTTTTAAAAGAGGGATTGATTCAATATTACCGATTTGAAAATTTATAGTAGGATTCAGTATTGATAGAAGATATTGTCCGACTTTAGTATTCAAAAGCCCCATAATTATTTTTAAGTCTTGATCTTTATAAAATAAAGACATCCCACTCACATCATGGATACTACCTGGTAAGCGATAACGCATTGAAAACAGACTACTTGTAATTAATGACCAAGTAACAGCAGGTTTAAAATAAAAATCTGTATTTTGCGGTCTTGATCTTATTTTCCCCCTACTATCCACAAAATGTCGTATTTCATACCCATCATTTTGCCAATTTACAACATAATCATAATTTCCATACCATTTACGATATGCTCCACCTTTATTATATGGAAACCACTTCTTTCTAGATTCAACCGATTCCTCAATATTATTACAATGAAAACCTATTCTATTAATATTAACTTCAAACCATTGGCGCAAAAATCTATTATTATTAGCAGTGGCCAATCCTTGCTTAGCATTAACTATTTTTCCCAATGACGTTCCATTTTCAAAATCTCTAATTATATTCTTACTTGCCCAATAAGCAATAGGACTGCCAGGAATCTTATAAAAATTGTCTTGACTAACTTGATATAAATCTTGTATATCTTTACCATCTACTATTTCTAGATACTTCTCTTCTTTCCCATCTTGTGAGCCATAGTCAACTAATCTTTCATAGCTACCTACATAGCCATCATTTTTTCTTTCCTGCAAAATAAACGTGGTAGTTTGAACGACTTCACCACCAATTTCTTCAAATGCGCGTGTACCTAAATGCGCCATATTGATAATTGTATGCTTTTGCAATTTCTTTCTTAACTTTTCAAAATTAGATAGAAACATCCAAGAATGCATAGTAACCATACCAATGTATCCATCATCTTTAGTCGTACTCACTAATTTTTCCATGAACACACTAAATAAATCAGCTTTTGAATCTGGATAATTTTTTTGGACATATTTTTTAAGGGGAACGTCCATCTTTCCACCGCCCATATATGGTGGATTGGTTACACTAACATCATATTTATTGTTAAGAACCTCAACAACATTCAAGATGCTTTCTAGTTCTTCTTTTACTGTATCTGACAAAAGGTCAATTTGTCCTTCATCATTATCTGAACCTATTAGTTTTTTTAAACCACTAATATCAATATCCTTGTTAATATTAATAATCGAACCCAAATCATCCCCATATTTAAAGACATCTAAAATACTTTTCAGATCAGATCTAGTTTTATCTTTATCTATGTTCGAAGAACTATCAATTATATTTTGATAGTTTTCAATATCGTATCTGGATCTTGGAACGTCAAAGAGATTTATACTATAATCTCTTCTAAATAAACGGCGATCTTTTTCTCTAGCCTTCATTAACAAAGCAAAATTTGATAGCTGATATGCTCGCTTGTCAATATCGAGTCCATAAAGATTATTCTTAAGAATTGAAGTTGCGGCATCCCTCTTGGAATATCCTTCCGACTCATAAATCTGCATAAAAACATCAAAAGCATATACAAGGATGTGTCCTGAACCCATTGCTGGATCAACGAATTTAATATCTTTTACGTCTTTATTTGCCAACTCTTTGTCTAAGACAATATTGTTTTGATCTGAAGCCGGCATATAGTATCTCCAGCCAAATTCATTTGCAATTTCGTTTTCAGAGCGTTCGTCTCCTCTACTATGAAGAATATTTATCCAATATCTTCCCAAAGAATTTTCTACCATGTAACGAACAATCCAATCGGGTGTAAATAATTGAGTTACCGGTGCAATATCATCTGTTTGATACTTTTTCTTTTTAAATGCCGTATCTTTTAATTCACTATTGTAATATTGATAAAGCCATCCAATAATTTGAACTTGTCCTTCCTCATTTACATCAAAATAACTCGCAGGAATTTCATTAATCAAATCTTGAATAACACCACGGTTATAATTAGGTGTAAACAGCAACTTCAAATAATCATTAGTTTTTTCAAACAAACCCGGCAAAATATCACTTAATTCATCACATTGCTTAATAAAAAGCATTGCATAAAGCTTATCCATCAATTCAGGGGTTCTCTCAGTCAAAGCAGTCGAAATTAATTCTTTTTCTGAATCACTATAGCCACCTAAATCATCTTCAATCTCCATTGCTTCATTAATGATATCAGGTTCAGCCTTACCTTCTTCACTAGTTAAGACACTTACCCTACTTGGCAGATAATTGTTAACTTCCATAAATCTAATTGCGATAATTCTGTTGAACCAAGTGTAGGCAACTTCTTCAACAAAATCATTAAAGACAGTCTTAGGGTCATCATCATATCCCCTATTTTTTAATTCATTAACAACATCTTTTCGCCAGCCAATTTGTTTACCAGTTAAAGCATTACTTTCATTATCGTCTACATAGTACTTTTTATCTTTAGTAGAAATAGAAAGTTCCTCATTAATCTTTTCATCTGTAATACCCAAATTAGCTAGCTGAACTTCCGTTGTATCTCTCAAACTTTTTCTAGCATTAATTGCAAATTTTTTGATTTTATTTTTGTCCATACTTTTTCAAATCTCTCTAAACTTCAAATAATTACTATTAATTATAACAAGAAAAAAGACTGATATTAAAATCAGTCTCTTTCTTAACTACTTAAAGTCAATATTGATAATATCGCTATCCTCTAATTCTTTTTCAAGACTTACTTTCAAAGCGTTTAAATATTTATCAATATCTGATTCACTCTCAATCTTCCAGCTATCTTCTGGAACCACATCATAAATCTTCTTAAAGATGGTTTTCTTAATTTTTACAGTTGGATTAGGTTGAGGTGAAGGCGAAACTTTAACCGTTTCTTTTTGCTTGTTATCTGGATTAGTGACGTCTTCTACAACATTCCTTGCAGCAGCTTCTTGTTCCTGTTGAGCCTTCTCAGCTAACTTTTGGCTTACTTCTGAAATTTTATTTCTTAATCTCTCATTAGCAGAATCAATAGCATTATCTAAACTAATTAAATTCAAGAATGCATTTTCATCGCTACTTTCATTATATTGATCTGCACGATCACTTATCGATTTAAGAGTGTTGTTAACCTCAGCAAAAAGTTCATCGCTTTCTTTTTTAGGAAATTCTGCATCAGTTACTAAACTCTTAAGTCGATCATAGCTTTCATTAACCTTGCCTATGATTTTCTCATGGACTTTATCCATGTCATCACTATACAAAGAAACGAATTCAGAATTCAAATTTTTCAATTTAGGAATAGAAATATTGAATTGATCCATATCTAAATACTTCTCAAGTTCATTAGCTATTTCCTTTAAATTTTCATCTTCAATAAATCCCTTAGCATGATTAAAACGTGCTAAATAGCTATTAGATTTTCTCCAAATTTTTTCTTGGTCACTAATATTACCAATATCACCATAAAATTGTAGAATAGCTTTATCTTCAACCTCATCACGCCAATCCTCTAAATCATCTAAGTGTTTAGAAATAATTGAAAAGATTTGATCGCTATCAGGAACCATAGATATCTGTTTTAAGCTGTTAATTCCCTCATGTAGAATATCTTTACCAGGATATTTATTATCATGGTTGTAATTTAGTATATCTTCAAGAATTCTAACTTTTTGTTGTGTCTTCTTTTTAATCTCATCAGCTAATTGCTCAGAAGTGGCACCATCTGGAAGAACTAAACTGACTTCTAAAACATCACTTGCAAATTCTTTGGCATCTTTCTTTTCGCGTGCAGAGATTTCTTTAACAGGCTTCATCGTCAATCTTGATAGATTACTCTTACTGATAAAATATCGCTGAATTGATTTTGGATCCTTACGCGCTTCATCTAAAGAGATCTTAGAATTATTGAAATAGATCTTAAGCTTACCATCAGAAAATGCTTTAGCAACTAGCCAAGCAGTATCATTTGGCTTATAACCATACGGAATTTTACCAAAACGATCAACCACACTAGACAAGGAAATATTATTCATTAAACCAGCTTGTCCATTTATATATTCGATTACCGCATTAATTGCTTGCTCATTATCAGTTAAAAGTACATCATTTTGATTACCCTTTAATACATTAAGAATATCTTGATCAGATTTAACATCATCAATATATTGCAGATTTCGGTAATTAGCATCAATAATTGTCTTTTTAGCTTCAGCTAAACGACTAGTAAAGTTATTGCCCTTAGCTAATACATCGCCATCAACATAAATATCAGCATCAAGCAAATCATCTTCCAACATTTTTTGTGTATTACGCTCGATATCTTTTGCTTGACTGTTTCGATTGGCCGCAATATATCTAATCTTTTCATCAGATCTTGATTCCGGCTTTTGCATATATTCTTTGATTTTTTCTACTTGTCTGTAGTTCTCAATATACCGATCATCATCTTTTAAAACAACAATGATGTTACGGTTATCACCTGACTGCTGCTTATAATCAATTTCACGATAGTTTCCAGATTGCAGTGGGGATACGATCCTAATATTCAAATCATTTTTTAGAGGATTCAATCCTGTTCCATCAATATACATATTAAATTCAAAAATATATTGATTTTTCTTTTTAGGATAAACATACTTAGAATCTATTAAATTAGACGTAAACAAGTAACTACCTATTTCACGAACAATTTTTTGATCATCTATATCAATCGCATTAATTGCTTCATTAACTTCTTGTTCTGAATCAGTTAGGAACTCATATGTGTCAAGATTCTTTTGAATAAGATTCTGCCTAATTAAAACACTCAAAGCATCTTTAACCTTGGCAGTCAATTCTTGACGATCTTGATTAATGTCGTCCAAAAGCAGCGTAGTAATATTTTCAAGAGTTGATGGATAATTATCGACATAGCGAACCATAAATAAAACAGCCAAGACTTGAATATTGAAACTATCTTTAGCTATATATGTATCACCCATTGCTTGATCAAATACAGCTTGGTGATCATGATTGAGGAATTCTTTCATTCCAATAAAGAAAGCAGAAAACGGAACAAGTTTGCCTAAATCATCATCTTCGTATCTTCTAGTAGCCTCTTGGAAAGTAGCTAGCATAGAACGTTCACCATCCGACATATGACTACCGCTAGCACCATGTTTACGGACAGCTGATAATACATTTTTTAGCAAACTAAATTGATATGGTATAAATGGATAATTATCAACAAAAGATTGAGAATCCTCATATTTTTCTCTTTTTATAGCATCACTGAAATTAATCTTATTGTTAATGCTATATTCATTTTGAGTAAATAGATCATCTAATTCTTCCTTTGCTAATGGCTTTTTATCCAATAAACGTTTCCGGATAACTTCATCAGCATTAGCAGAGCTCATTGAGATTAGAGTATTAAATCTACCCTGAATCTTTGAAAAATCACGTTCATGTTTATGGAAATTGCCTGTAACTTCATCCATTTGTTGCTGAGAGGTTACTACAACCCAAGCACGTCCATGGCATTGAATTCCGAGCTGCTCAACAATAGTTTGTAAGTTAAGCATCTTGTTATCATCTTCACCGATAAACTGCCCTACTTCATCAGCCAAAAATACAAAATGATGGTTACCACCCTTTTTATCAAGATAGTCTTTTACCAATTTGGCAAATCCAATAGCATCAATACTGAACTTTTTACTTAGAAATTCATTGATATAATTTTGTGCATCTATTTCATCTAATGCACCAGAGTTAATTAATGCAGGTTTAATACGCGTATTCAACATAATCGCATATCTACTTCTGGTTTCTTCCCAAGAGGAGTGATTTTCCGGATCAAGATCTTGAAAAGCCTTCTTAAATGCATCATATTTTCCAATACTATCCAGCCAACGCTCCATATCAGCAACTTCTGCAATTGGAGAATATCCTAACTGTTCATTAAACACTTTAAGAAATACGTTTAAAATAGCACTACTATCATTGGCTGAATTGGAGTCTGCTTTAGAATCAATATTAAATAAGGCAACATCAGTTGATACACTTGTAGCTTTTTCAATAGCATTAGATAAATGGTTATCATCAAATTTTCCATCTTCTAAAAAATAGTCTACTGCTTTACGTCCATCAACTATATCATTTTCTAAAAGATAAGATAAAATTTTTAAGAAGTGTGATTTACCTGAACCAAAAAAACCACTAATCCATGCTCCCATTTTATCTGTAGGTACATCAATACTTTTATCATAAGCATCAAAAAAGCGAGTAAAATCATTCTTTAATTCATCAGTAATAACATACTCTTCAAGTTCTTGTTTCTTAATTTTTTCACTATCTTGACCAATTTTAATAACTCCGCGAATATCTCGATCAATATCTTTTTTGAAAATATTCTTTATTTTTGTCATACTTATTATCCCTAATCTAATCTAAACGCTCTGTAATAATTTTGATCCTTAACTTCTCCAAACGCTCTTAAGCTCTTTTCATCATAATTACCCGGATAAAATAACACAACTGGATTTTCATCCAAAACTTGATGCATCGTATTTAAAATTTTATGAGCTCTGATAATAGGATACGTTTTGCCTAGTCCTACTATAAATACAATACAATTTTCTGGTAATCTATCTTTTATATACTGAACAATTAAATTATTATTTTCACTCATTTCTAGAATGTTATTAATCTGTGCAATTAATACGTCAAAGCCTTGATCTTTTTCAATTTCTTCAAGGATTGGGATAGGATCAGTACCTGTATATTTTTTCTGATCCTTTAGCAAGGTCATCATAACATTATAAATATCAAAAACTTTTAGGTTCACTCTAGAAGCAAGAGCACTCTCTTTTATCTTAGCTATTTTTTTACGAACTTCTAATTCTTGATTAGCTGGATAGTCAAAAATCCAATATCCTACTTCATTAGACAGTCCCTTATTTTTTTGAAACTTGGGATCAATCATTTTTTCTTTTAAATGTTCAAATCTAAGATTAATATCTTCCATCATTATATTTCTCCTAGAGCAGCCAATTCAAAGTCTAATTTTTCTTCTTTCATAATAGTGATTAGTTGTGAATCTATTAATGGAAAAAGTAGCTTATCCTCATTAGATTTAACATTCTCTAACAATCCCCCATCTCTCAAGAAAGTCTTCAAAGCTCCTTTAAGACGTTTAAAAGTATTAAGAGACCATTTTGCAACCTCAGGACTTTCGATTCTTTTCTGGTTAAGAAATGATTCTACTTCATAATCTTGTAAAATATTTTCACGCATAATTACTTTAGGTCGATATACATCATAAACAAATTCATTAAGAATTTTACTTGTTAACATCATAGATATTAGTGACACTATCTTTTGATTTGTAGGATTTAAAGATGGAAAAATATCTATAATAGTCTTTGGTAAAGCATCAATTCTGACAGATAAATTTCTTGAACAACGTCTAGCTCGAGATTTGCTAGACATTTTAAATATATTTTCTTTATCGCTAAGATGTTTTATTTCATCAATACTTTTTCCTGATTGATAAAGTTCAATAAATTGTGCAAACTCCGGCAACCAAATTGCATATGAAGCAATTCCACCATTATAAGTACGTGACATTTTATCCCCTCAAATTTCTAATTATTGCATAATGCTATCTGCATTAAAACAATCATGCTTAATACATTATATATGACTATTATCTTTTTTAGCAGTATTTCTTAAATCAACTTTTATCAAATAAAGAAGCATGTCTTCACATCCAAGTGGAAGTCATGCTTTTATTCTCCGATATTATAAAATTCAGCAGCTTTTAGTAGAAATTCTTTCATAAACGGCAAAGAAAATGAAACCTTTCCGTATCCCGCTTCAATAATAACTTGACTGTCAATCAAACGCTGACGATATTGTGAGACATAATTAGAACTTTTATTCATTTGTTTTCTAATATGACTTATTTCAACAACATCATTATCGCTTTTTGCCATAATCATTAAGAATTTTTGATCAGTTGGAGATAATTCAGAAATAATTTTTGTATAGGCATTCTTATAAAGATCATTTTTAAACAAAGGCAGAATGTCATCTATATCACTTTCAGTTATGTGATCAGTTGCATGCTTCCAAACATAGTATCCCAAATCTTGGAATGCATAAGCATAGCCTTTAGTTAATTTTGTCATTCTCATTAAATTGGCTTCACTGATTTTTTTATTTGCACGTTCAAATGCCTTTTGATAACGGAATTGAATATCAAAAGCGTCTAACGGTCCTAACGGAATTCGTCCACTTCTCAGAAGAAAAGTTAAAACGTCATTATTTTGAAGTTCTGATACATTTTTAGGTAATCCAGTCATCATAATGTTAATAGGATATTCTTTTAAGACCATTATTTGGTAAATAGATGCTAGATTTACTATTTCTGGTGTTTCTTTTACTTCATCAATAGTATTTAAAGCCTTTTTTATTTTACTGCCGGCTTCTCGGTAGATAATTTGAATTAGAGTCTCTAAAAGATCGTTTGTCATAGCTAAATAAACAATAATCCAATTATCCTTTTTTACTAAATTAGAAGTAATGTCAGCTAAAAGAGAAGTCTTTCCCACACCCCGCATACCATAAAATCATCGAAGTTTGATAAGGACCTGTCCCGTCTTCAAGAGATTCGACGATGTTCTCAACTAACTTGTCTCTTCCCAAATATATTTGCGGAACTTTACCAAAGTTAGGATCAAATGTTTTTTTAGTTTCGTATTTCTCACCTCTATTTTAGATCTCTTTAGATCTAATTACATAATAAAAAGCAAGATATTACACTTGCTAAAATAAAATCTAAACTATTTATTACATTGCTTCTCTTATATTATGAAATACTTTTAATATCTAATTTTCTACAAAGAAAAAACTCTGCCAAAATCAATTAGCAGAGTTTTCCTTTAATCTTCTTCTAAAGTTGAAGCTAATTTTTTATTTTTAACAAAATGAACAACTAATCCAATTGCCAAACCAACTAAAGCTGGCACAAGCCATGAAAGCCCCATGTTAGCTAAGGGTAAATGGTTTCTTACAGAAGCTACTGCTAAACCAAATGAGCTTTGACTGACAACACTTGGAAAGGCTACAACCATATCGCCCAAGGCCGGAACAACTGTAAAGACGATTACAAAGAAATATACAACTCCATCAGTCTTAAACAATGGTGAGCAGACAGACAATAAAATTAATACCATTGATAATGGGTATAAGAACATCAGCATCGGAGTTGACCATGCAATGATTGTATCTAAACCAAAGTTAGCAGCTAAGAATGAAGCTAAACAGCTAAGTGCTAGCCAAGCGTGGTAGCTAACTTGTGGGAAGTGTTTGTGGAAGTCTTGCGCAAAAGCAGCAACTAAACCAACAGCAGTGGTCAAGCAAGTAACAGTTAATAAAAATGCAAGTAAAGCTTGACCGAAGACACCGCCATAAACATTAACGATTTGGTTAAATGCAACACCACCGTTGTCTGAAACTTTAAAGCGGCCTAATGACATTGCACCCATTAAGATCAATAATAAGTAGATAAAACCGATAGCTAGTACAGCTAACAAACCAGACTTAGCAACAACTTTTGAAACACTTTTAGCATTCTTTTGTCCCATTCCGCGTACTGCTGTAACAACAGTAACACCGAAGGCTAGTCCTGCCAAAGCATCCATTGTATTGTATCCTTCTAAGAATCCGTTCACTAAAGCGCCATGCTTGTAAGCAGCAGTTACAGCTGCGGTTTGCGGGTTACCTAATGGACGAGCAAAAGCTACAAGGAATACTAAGAATAGTAGAGATAAAAATAGTGGGTTTAATACTTTACCAACATTAGATAAGATGTTGTTTTGATGGTAAGAAAAACCAAAAGCTGCTAAGAAAAACAAAGCAGAAAAGATTAATAAGGCTGTTCCTTGCATATTTTTAGGAACAAATGGTGCAATCCCAACTGTAAATGAAACAGTTGCAGTTCTCGGTGTACCAAATAAAGGACCAATTGTAGCATGGATCAAGACCATAAATACAACTGCAAAACCAGCACCTAGCGGTTTTCCGATATCATAAACGCCATCAGCATGCGTAATTGCAACAGCTAAAACGGATAATAAAGGCAGTAATACACCCGTGATTAAAAATCCAACTGCGGCTGTACCCCAATTTGCTCCAGCGAGTTGTCCCAAGTGCAATGGGAAAATCAAGTTACCAGCCCCAAAGAATAAACCGAATAGCAAGGAAGCGACCACTAAATAATCCTTCCATGTTAATTTTCGTGATGTATGATCTGTCATCATATTCTTTCCCTCCAAAAAATATCTCTGAATACAAAAAAGCCCCTCAACTAAATTACTTAGTTGAGGGACGCTTCAGCGTGGTACCACCCTTTGTTCGTATTGCTATCACTAGTAATACCTTTCACGTGCAGTCAATTACTTGACGATACGTAGGCACTATAATGGGTGCTCCCACTTCTTCTCACTTAAAATTAAGAATCAGAACTCGAAAGTGATTTTCACTTAATCTTACAATTTATCTCCTCACACCTAACGAGATTCGCTGAAAATTAAGATTATGCTACTCTTCTTTCTCTTTGTTTTCAGATTAATTAAATTTGTTAATAATCATTTTAATATAAACATCATAAATGTCAACAGTTTTTTATAAATTTGTTTTTTGCTTATTCAATATTCATTATTTAAAAATAAACCATTTTTTAAATCTTCAATGATCAGCCAGTTTCTTTTCAACTAAATTACTTAACCGTATTATCACCAGATAAAGTACTTAAAATAATAGTACCAGCATTATTTGTACTATCTCCTTCGGCAGCTGCTTCATTTTTTCCGAATAACGAATTATCTCCACTTAAAGTACTTAGTTGATATTGAGCAGCTTTTACATCTTCAACTAAGTTATCGCCCGAAGTAGTTGAAGCCTTAAATTGATCAAGGACTAAACTATTTTTCAGTGTAAAATCGCCACTTACTAGTTGGGCTTTTCCTTGTTTTACTGTAACTTCTTTGAGATTAATATCTCCAGAGGTTGTGGTTAATTTAACTTCGTCAGTTTGTACTGTTCTTAGACTTACATCTCCGCTTACAACAGAGATAACTAAAGAATCAAGATTTAAACTCTTAAAATCTGTATCACCACTTACTGAAGAAACTTTTACCGCACCTAATTGATGACCATCAGGAACTGTAACAACTAAAGCACCACTATCGCTTTGACTAACTATATTTACTTCAATAAAATCTTTTCTCCAAAACTTTCCGTGCTTACGCTCTACTCTCGGTTCTTCAATTTCAAGTGTATCATCTTTAAGCTCAACGCTCGGCTTTTCATCTTCAGATCCACAATAGTGAACTTCAAACTTATTACCAGTTTCAACTTTAAGATCAAGATCAATTAAATCAAGATTCAAATTATTAAAACTATCACTGCTTAAAACTTCATCAACAACTTTATCTTTAGTTTCGTCATTTTTATTGAAAAACATTTTATGTACCTCTTTTTATTATTCATTAATTAATCTTATTTGAATTTAATTTTACTATCATAGAGATGCTTTTCAATGAAATTTGACTAAGTGGTTAAAAATTATACCTAACATGCAACAAAAAACAACCTAAGCTATTTTTTACTAACTTTATTATCAAACTATTCAACCACTATAAAATACGAAAGCCACATTCTGATAAGGACATTCTTTCTTTACCAAAATGCGG is a window encoding:
- the pglX gene encoding BREX-1 system adenine-specific DNA-methyltransferase PglX, coding for MDKNKIKKFAINARKSLRDTTEVQLANLGITDEKINEELSISTKDKKYYVDDNESNALTGKQIGWRKDVVNELKNRGYDDDPKTVFNDFVEEVAYTWFNRIIAIRFMEVNNYLPSRVSVLTSEEGKAEPDIINEAMEIEDDLGGYSDSEKELISTALTERTPELMDKLYAMLFIKQCDELSDILPGLFEKTNDYLKLLFTPNYNRGVIQDLINEIPASYFDVNEEGQVQIIGWLYQYYNSELKDTAFKKKKYQTDDIAPVTQLFTPDWIVRYMVENSLGRYWINILHSRGDERSENEIANEFGWRYYMPASDQNNIVLDKELANKDVKDIKFVDPAMGSGHILVYAFDVFMQIYESEGYSKRDAATSILKNNLYGLDIDKRAYQLSNFALLMKAREKDRRLFRRDYSINLFDVPRSRYDIENYQNIIDSSSNIDKDKTRSDLKSILDVFKYGDDLGSIININKDIDISGLKKLIGSDNDEGQIDLLSDTVKEELESILNVVEVLNNKYDVSVTNPPYMGGGKMDVPLKKYVQKNYPDSKADLFSVFMEKLVSTTKDDGYIGMVTMHSWMFLSNFEKLRKKLQKHTIINMAHLGTRAFEEIGGEVVQTTTFILQERKNDGYVGSYERLVDYGSQDGKEEKYLEIVDGKDIQDLYQVSQDNFYKIPGSPIAYWASKNIIRDFENGTSLGKIVNAKQGLATANNNRFLRQWFEVNINRIGFHCNNIEESVESRKKWFPYNKGGAYRKWYGNYDYVVNWQNDGYEIRHFVDSRGKIRSRPQNTDFYFKPAVTWSLITSSLFSMRYRLPGSIHDVSGMSLFYKDQDLKIIMGLLNTKVGQYLLSILNPTINFQIGNIESIPLLKLNYGNSEEIIQSNIALSRRDWDAFETSWDFKRSPLLVNKAVTLEQAYNNWSQEALDRFNQLKANEEELNRIFIDLYGLQNELTPEEDDKEVSVRKADQVRDIKAFLSYFIGCVFGRYSLDQDGLSYAGGDWNASLYSIFKPNKENIILLTDRQYFDDERDIIVRLREFLSKSFDSDHLTDNMNFIAQTLDPKKFERGVSAEQIIRDYFVNDFYKDHAKIYQKRPIYWEFNSGRNKGFKALMYLHRYTPEQLAMVRQYLHDLQPAMNDLIEIDNDLLDQETTASAKSKYRKIISTLNKQMNELVKYDQVLDHLSQSPVDLDLDDGVLANHDKLQQGEKLLTKL